A part of Bubalus bubalis isolate 160015118507 breed Murrah chromosome 6, NDDB_SH_1, whole genome shotgun sequence genomic DNA contains:
- the BMP8B gene encoding bone morphogenetic protein 8B isoform X2 has product MFEVVPEQSNRESDLFFLDLQTLRSGDEGWLVLDVTAASDRWLLSRNKDLGLRLYVETDDGRSVDPGLAGLLGRQAPRSKQPFVVTFFRASPGPGPARAPRAVRPLKRRPPKRTNELPPPNKLPGIFDDVHGSHGRQVCGRHELYVSFQDLGWLDWVIAPQGYSAYYCEGECSFPLDSCMNATNHAILQSLVHLLKPHAVPKACCAPTKLSATSVLYYDSSNNVILRKHRNMVVRACGCH; this is encoded by the exons ATGTTCGAGGTGGTCCCGGAGCAGTCCAACAG GGAGTCTGACTTGTTCTTTTTGGATCTTCAGACGCTCCGATCTGGGGACGAGGGCTGGCTGGTGTTGGACGTGACAGCAGCCAGTGACCGCTGGCTCTTGAGCCGTAACAAGGATCTGGGACTCCGCCTCTATGTGGAAACAGATGATG GGCGCAGTGTGGATCCTGGCCTGGCCGGTCTGCTGGGGCGACAGGCTCCGCGCTCCAAACAGCCTTTCGTGGTCACCTTTTTCAGGGCGAGCCCCGGCCCGGGCCCCGCCCGAGCCCCTCGGGCAGTGAGGCCCCTGAAGAGGAGGCCGCCGAAAAGGACCAACGAGCTGCCGCCCCCGAACAAACTGCCGGGGATCTTCG ACGACGTCCACGGCTCCCACGGCCGGCAGGTGTGCGGTCGGCACGAGCTGTATGTGAGCTTCCAGGACCTGGGCTGGCTG GACTGGGTCATCGCGCCCCAAGGCTACTCAGCCTATTACTGTGAAGGGGAGTGCTCTTTCCCGCTGGACTCCTGCATGAATGCCACCAACCACGCCATCCTGCAGTCCCTG gTGCACCTGCTGAAGCCGCACGCGGTCCCCAAGGCGTGCTGCGCGCCCACCAAGCTGAGCGCCACCTCCGTGCTCTACTACGACAGCAGCAACAACGTCATCCTGCGCAAGCACCGCAACATGGTGGTCCGCGCCTGCGGCTGCCACTGA
- the LOC112585707 gene encoding succinyl-CoA:3-ketoacid coenzyme A transferase 2, mitochondrial, whose translation MAALRLLASVLGRRVPAGRSGRALAKGGACGFACSARARARFYTDPVKAVGDITDGSRIMIGGFGLCGIPENLIGALLKTRVKDLTVVSSNVGVESFGLGLLLGTKQITRIVCSYLGENSLCEHQYLAGELELEITPQGTLAERIRAGGAGVPAFYTPTAYGTLVQEGGAPIRYLPDGHIAILSQPREVREFHGQHYLLEHAITADFALVKGWKADLAGNVIFRASARNFNVPMCKAARTSVVEVEEIVDVGSFAPEDIHVPSIYVDRIIQGEKYEKRIEHLTVRKEDDEICTSSDNIRTRIIKRAALEFEDGMYANLGIGIPLLAPNYISPNITVHLHSENGILGLGPFPLKEEVDADLINAGKQTVTLLPGGSFFSSDESFAMIRGGHINLTLLGAMQVSKYGDLANWMIPGKKVKGMGGAMDLVSSSKTRVVVTMEHCNKANEPKIVEKCTMPLTGKRCVDRIITEKAVFDVHKKTGLTLIELWDGLTVEDIKKSTGSPFAVSPSLRPMQQVKM comes from the coding sequence ATGGCGGCCCTGCGGCTCCTGGCGTCGGTGCTCGGGCGCCGGGTCCCCGCCGGCCGCTCGGGGCGCGCGCTGGCGAAGGGTGGCGCGTGCGGCTTCGCCTGCAGCGCCCGCGCGCGCGCCAGGTTCTACACGGACCCGGTGAAGGCCGTGGGAGACATCACTGATGGCTCGAGGATCATGATCGGGGGCTTCGGGCTCTGCGGCATCCCGGAGAACCTGATAGGGGCGCTGCTGAAGACCCGCGTGAAGGACTTGACAGTGGTCAGCAGCAACGTGGGGGTGGAGAGCTTCGGTCTCGGCCTTTTACTGGGGACCAAGCAGATCACCCGCATCGTCTGCTCCTACCTGGGGGAGAACTCGCTCTGTGAGCACCAGTACCTGGCGGGTGAGCTGGAGCTGGAGATCACGCCCCAGGGCACCCTGGCCGAGCGCATCCGCGCAGGGGGCGCCGGTGTGCCCGCCTTCTACACCCCCACGGCCTACGGGACCTTGGTCCAGGAGGGAGGCGCACCCATCAGGTACTTACCAGACGGCCACATCGCCATCCTCAGCCAGCCCAGGGAGGTGAGGGAGTTCCATGGGCAGCACTACCTGCTGGAACACGCCATCACCGCTGATTTTGCTTTGGTGAAAGGGTGGAAGGCCGACCTGGCAGGAAATGTCATCTTCAGGGCCAGTGCCAGGAACTTCAACGTGCCCATGTGCAAAGCTGCCAGAACCTCCGTGGTGGAGGTTGAAGAAATTGTGGACGTGGGGTCCTTTGCCCCAGAAGACATCCATGTTCCTAGCATTTATGTAGATCGCATAATACAGGgggaaaaatatgagaaaagaattgaGCATTTAACCGTCCGGAAAGAGGATGATGAAATTTGCACGTCTTCAGATAACATAAGGACACGGATCATCAAGCGGGCAGCTCTTGAATTTGAGGATGGCATGTACGCCAATCTGGGCATCGGCATCCCTCTCCTGGCCCCCAACTACATCAGCCCCAACATCACCGTGCACCTTCACAGTGAGAACGGGATCTTGGGCTTGGGTCCCTTTCCATTAAAAGAGGAGGTGGACGCAGACCTCATCAACGCGGGCAAGCAGACAGTCACCCTTCTTCCCGGGGGCTCTTTTTTCTCCAGTGATGAATCATTTGCCATGATTCGAGGAGGACACATCAACCTGACCTTGCTGGGAGCCATGCAGGTTTCCAAATACGGTGACCTGGCTAACTGGATGATACCCGGCAAGAAGGTGAAAGGCATGGGGGGTGCGATGGATCTGGTGTCCAGTTCCAAGACGCGAGTGGTAGTCACCATGGAGCACTGCAACAAGGCCAACGAACCCAAGATCGTGGAGAAGTGCACCATGCCACTGACTGGGAAGCGGTGCGTGGACCGAATCATCACCGAGAAGGCCGTGTTTGATGTACACAAGAAGACAGGGCTGACCCTGATTGAGCTCTGGGACGGCCTAACAGTGGAGGACATCAAAAAGAGCACAGGGAGCCCCTTTGCCGTCTCCCCGAGCCTCAGACCCATGCAGCAGGTCAAAATGTAG